The Anas platyrhynchos isolate ZD024472 breed Pekin duck chromosome 1, IASCAAS_PekinDuck_T2T, whole genome shotgun sequence genomic sequence CCTTGCCTCTAGTAGGAGCTTGCAGTATACCCACATGCTAGAAGTTCTACATACTGAAAGTCCTCCAACTGGAGGACCacaatttttttcctggcttctcATATTCCATTTAagctctccagcctgcctaTAGATGGAGAAGAGCTCTCTGCAAACAGTTCAAGTGCTCCTAATACCCTCAAGACCAGAAAAACAAGGAGTTTTTCCAAGTTGCGCTACAGAAAGTGGCAGCACCTCATGGATGACTATGGGGCAAACTCAACAAACACAGGCTCCCAAGTCTTAGCCTAGTAGAGTTAATCAGGAGGCAGTTCTCCAAATAATGTTTTTTGTCTGAATGGATTAATACATCTGAATATAGACAGTAGGGTCTTTCTGTGCTATAAGTAGAGTAATTCAAATGCCTGATAATGCACTTGTAAAGTCCTAGAATTTAAGTGGCATCCTGCTGGTGAAGCTGCTAAATAAAACCTGCAGCACAAACATGGTACATCCTCACTGGTATTACAATCTAGAGTAAAAACCCAAGAGTGCTTATGTAGCCTTTCAAACCATGTAGCTGTAGGACACAAATGTTGGAAGGTCCTGGAAAAGACTACTTTCTGTATTACCCTTTAATGCTTTGCTTGATCTGGATCCTAATGGAACAAGCCTCAAAGAAATTAAGAAGTGTCTTATCTAGGAAGTCTTCTTAAGACTGCATCCTGATCTTTAATGCTCAGACACTGACCACATCTATACACCATCTGTTGAAGACTCCTCATATTGCACTCCACGAACGCAGAAACTTAAGAGGAAAATTCCACCACCCTTGGACCAAGGCACGTGTGGTAACACTCAAGTTACAGCACAGCCCTACTTCAGGGTTcaaaagtgagagaaaaataTAAGGAGAGTAAAGCTGATGTATAGGGAAGTCCAGTGTAAGTCTCTTGAGTGCATCTACTTACACCAAATTGTTCACTTCAGACCTCCTCATTGGCACAGTTGTCAGATGAAGCAGACTCTCACACATATTGAATAAACAGATCCCAGCTACCCACCCCCATGCTTTGAAGACAATAGGCCAGGTTTCCCTAGATAACtgcactggaaagaaaatgatgcaacaaatattttctggaaGTGGAGAAGACCAACGTGAGTCCATTTCACACGTAGGTATTCATAAAAGTAGTCTGTCAGCTTTCTTTTGAAGGACATAGCAAGATCCGAACTAGCAACCCTGTCTTTGGCACTTCTCAGACAAGCACCCAGATACACATATGAATATAAACCAAAGTTGCCAAAAAAACATGTAGAGGTCCAGGCTGTAGAAGATGCCAGAACCAGCAGCAACACAAGCTCAGGAGCCTGGTGGCAGCTAGAACTCCTGTGACAAGACATTTTTGTGGGGTGGCTTAAGAAGACCATGTCTCTTTGGCAAAAGCTCAGGGAGAACATTAGGTGGCACTCCTCCTTGAGCAATGGTCACGCAGGAGAAGAGCTTGTTCAGCTCCTCGTCGTTTCTCACAGCCAGCTGGATGTGGTGGGGCAGGATCCTGGATTTCTTGTTCTCCCGTGCAGCGTTCCCTGCCAGCTCCAAGATCTCCGCGGTCAGGTACTCCAGCACCGCAGCCAGGTAGATGGCAGAGCCAAGACCAACCCTGTCAGCATAGCTGCCTCTCTTAAGGAGCCTGTAGACACGAGCCACGGGAAACAGCAGACCAGCCATGGACGATTTAGTTTTCTTTGGCACAAGGAGGAGCTTGGGGTTTTTCTTGTTGTGTTCAGACATTCTAACAATCTagtacaaaaggaaaaggaattaaaCAAAGACACCACCAACAAAAGCTCAGCATTTATGTTCCTTCCATCCTCCTCATTCCACTGCCTAATTCCTTagaagtcatttttcttttctcagaaagaTTGCTAGTTCTTTCATACTTTTGTCTGAAGGAGCAGATGGGTCTGGCTGCTCCTCTAGGAGCCTGACAAGTTTCCAGCCAAGAGGCATCTACATGCTCAACCAGAGCAGCAGGCCGGCCATCTGCCAGACCTCCAGGACTTTTCAAGAGAGTAAAGAGGAACTTAGGAGCAAGACCCAGCATCAAAGGAGCGTTGCTGTTAACAAGATAAGTTAAGCAAACAAGGCTCCAAGATACCCATGAGTGTCCAGAAACCCTGCAGGGAATCCTTATTGAACTTACCTCtggtaaaagaaaacaagaaaacaccaCACTAAGCAGCTTCTATCATCATAGCCTTGAGATAACCCATActagaaattaacatttttttttctgttgttatattagaaaaatatatgtGCTGGAAACCACTTCAAGTGGATCTTGCCAAAGGTGCGGCGACCTATTGCTGCAAAGTAACAGGTCACAATGAGGAACAAGACTTACAAGAAACTTAGTTTTTCATATCAGACACCAAAATCACTCTACTCAGCATGCTATGCATCAGACTACTACAAATGCATGAGTGCCATCTGCTTGTGCAGTATTCCTCCCGTTTCAACAAGTCTGTATTACTTGTTACTGACAAAGTCTCTGGTATTGAATAGCACTTACTCCTCTTCAATGTGTAACATAAAGCAGCTAGAAGATGAACACGGGAAGGTTCTGCTCCAGTGTATAGAACTGCTTTTAAGATCTGATCATTAgctgttttttaattaatgggAGGCACCACCCAGATTTGGTGATGAACTAAATCAGATACTAAACTGAAACCTCTAGAAGTAGAACAAAATATTCTTATGGGAGGTTTCTGAAAggcctaagaaaaaaataattttataaatagcCCAGATAAGTGAAATAGAATTAAGTAACCACCTTAACCAACAGCCTTATGCCAACTCAGAACTTATAAAACTCAAGAGCTTACCTAACATGAAGATGTAAAATGTttactcttaaaaacaaaactttaccTGAATGAGTTGTTATCCTTTCCCTCAACAATACCATAACCCAAATCTACTAGACTACACTTCCTACAAAGAGCTGCCCCCTTTTAAACTCTGTAGTGGTAGCCATATCATTAGCACCTCTTCTGTCATTTAATGCCACCTGGGTGAGCGATGATTCAGCCTctcaaaatggaaaacaatcaaGGTCACAACACTTGAGCAACTCGATACAGTACTCAAGAGCATGTGAATTTGTCACTATTCCTTGTAGAGCTGCTTAGCACTTTGTCAGCTGATGTTCTCCTCTGAAAACATGCATATTATTTACTGACTTAACGAACGGCAATACCCCTGATTGGCAGTTCATTTATTACAGCTGGAAGGGGGCACAGCTCATCCTGCTGTAGTCATCAAGAATTAAACACAATAAGTTATACCCTGGTTGTTTGTGCTGCCAGCAGTGGCCGAAGTGCCTTGTGACCCCACTGCAGAGCCTGAGAAAGCTCAGGACCTCTGGCATTGGGTTGTTTGCATTCTATGGCTTGTCCccatttgtcactttttttttttttttccaaagtcatGCATAGTTGTGTTGCAGGTCATAATATGTCCTTTTTAGAGTTCAGTGTAATtgaatcattatttattttttttttcaatacgtAAGTGCTGAAGGGTTGAGCCCTGGCCCAAGAGAAACTTTGACTGAGCAGATAGGTTCGAAGTTAGCCATCCTCTGTCACTGCAAAGCCAGAGGGGTGAGTTTTCAGATCACTCTGATATCTGGTTAGTTTACAAATAGCTTAAACTACTGGCTAGAAGAAAGCAATTGAGATTGATTTTGATCAAAGAAATACCTAAAAAATGGACCTTTGAACTGGACCAGTACCTCACCACAGTCTTCGGTGTGCCCACACAGTCTCTGGGTATAAGCAAAGACAAGGCCACACTGCTCCTTCAGTCTTTTGTCATACAGAAAATGTCAGGTGAAGGCATTTCTAGGAGCTGCGTGAACACTGGACATGCCTTGGGGGGATGTTTGgtgtggtgcagagcagagccacaGGAGCAGCACGATCACTGAAACACAGTCCTCTTAGATCAGCAGATACTATAGATGGTGCTATAAATGCCACACTTAAAACTGCATGAAATTAGTACATTCCTTGAGTCTTCCCTCATTACTGCAAACATGTAGACTTTTGCTTGGTTGAAAGAAATAATCACTCCAAGACCTGTTTTCATTTACCATGGTCAGATGGAGGAACTAATTTGAGTTTCTTATGTTCATTTCTCATATGCCTCccttaaagttgttttttttttttttttttttttttccattaacagGCGTAAACACCCAACACATAGCTGAAGTTGCATGTACCACATCTTTACTACATTCACAAAGCTGCAGATCTGCATTTTTACTTTAGTTGCAGGCTACCCAAGATCTCATTAATTTGCTCTTTAAAAACAGGCATTGAGTCTTCCAATTGCCCACCACCATAGAAATGAAGGTAGCTGCTCTGCCAGGTATCTTTCTCTCCTGCCCAAGTGTAATTTTGAGACATTTACTTTGCATATCTCACACAGCTCTGATGTCCTTCAGGATCATAAAACCTGACCTGTAGGCTTTGACACATTGATGCTTTGAAGAGGACAAAGGAGCCAGGTCAAACTCAAAACAACAGGCAGATCTTATTCAAGTAACAGTTTGATGCTTTGGCTTCAGGTTGGGAAGCTGGTTCTTATCAGCACTTGTGTTAGATGCTGTGAATTTTGAGATGTTGCCTCGTGGCCAGACTGATCCTAACACAGCTGCACCGGACCACTGGTTTCCCCATCAGCAGGGAGCCTCTGCATCCACTacaaacagagagaaaatcCCAGTAACCACCCTGAAGGAAGGGATTTGTTTTGAGTGAGTTGGTCAGAAATGGCTTAGGGAATTGTTTGGAGCTggagatgtttgtttttctgcactgATATAAGCAGGATGGTCACCTCTACTGGCAGCACAAACACTGTACTGGGCTTCAAATACACTTCCTGTAGTCAGTATGACAAGGGGACAGTGTTTTAAACTCATGTTGGAGGCTCTCTCTACTGcttgcagagctgcagtgagTATTAAAGCAAACAGTAACTTCTGAAGCAGAGTTAACCCACCAGGTGCTGAACCTACTGTATTAGGAGTTTGTGATGGAAGAAGAGTTCACATGAACGGCAATGCATCTTGACTCCTCCGCCTGCTCCACAACTGTTacttaaaacatgtttttgaaagttaatatacttttatttttttgagagtTATTTGGGTGATATGCTagatgtaaaaaagaaaaccacatttCTTGGATTCTTAGATCTCTGGAAGGAGAGCagtgaagagaaaggagaacaaCTTTGCTTTCTAGTAGTTTTattagaaactttaaaaaaacattaaaattcagTGGAAAAAGTACAAACAGACAGTCACATACAAAATCAGTGCTAGAGTCCCGTCATCCATAAGTGCACAGACCAGACAAGGAAAAGCAGGTTTCACTGGCTACCAGGTTGTTCTGCAGAAGTAGCAGCACTTCGGGTAGTTTTCTTTGGAAGGAGCTCGGAAAGGATATTTGGCATAACCCCTCCTTGAGCAATGGTCACGCAGGAGAAGAGCTTGTTCAGCTCCTCATCGTTTCTCACAGCCAGCTGGATGTGGTGGGGCAGGATCCTGGATTTCTTGTTCTCCCGTGCAGCATTCCCTGCCAGCTCCAAGACCTCCACTGTCAGGTACTCCAGCACCGCGGCCAGGTAGATGGCAGAGCCAAGACCAACCCTGTCAGCATAGCTGCCTCTTTTAAGGAGCCTGTAGACACGAGCCACAGGAAACTGCAGACCAGCCAGGGCTGACTTAGATTTCTTTGCTTTAGATCCAGGTTTGCCAgccactgcatttttctttccacgTCCAGACATCCTGACTGGCACAGAGAGACAGAGGATTTGAGACCTTTACATTACCCAGGTGCTTGGAAGGGCAAGAAAAGATTACAGCCAGGCAAGTTACACTTCCTACTCTTTCACATCAAGAAGAAAGCTTGTTCTTTTTGCAAGGGAATGGAGAGCTACCCACCACAGTTCATTAACAGCAGAACTAGAATTTTAACTTCTACTGCCCTTTCATAGCCTACCTTTTGGTGAGAGGCCTTTTCATAAAGCCAGAGTGGTTTGAAAAGCTGTGAAGACTATCAAAGCAGATATGAAGAGCCctaaaaaaataagtctttttcTCTGGTACTTAGTTTGTATTGGAGATTGCGGCACAATGGATCTTCTTATTGAAGACTGTTCTTAAACACTACACCTGTTTTCTCAGATTTAACTTGAGGCTAAGCCTGTCTCTTTATCCAAGAGGAATCTGTATTGCAAGTTCTCCCATTGTTTAGATCTCCATTTTAAGTATGAAAAGTGAAAGATTCCTATTACCCGAAGCATCTTACACCTGAGGTACTCCAAGAGGTTTTCAAACAAGTTCCTAAATTAATTCCCTGAGGGACATTCTCTAGCTGCCATGAGAACACTGAAGCTGTTCTGCAGTAGTAAGAGGAAGAATCATCTTGAACAGAATACTGCTAACAAAAATAGACATTATAGCCAATTTAGAATGAAGTCAAGAATAATGAAATTCAGCCCAATTAGGAtggcaaaaataattatttaagtATTATTTAGAATCTGAGTAAATCCAATAGTTAACTTTCAGCACAGCTGTAAGATACAAGAACATCTATCACCAGATTAGCATAgctttttgtttagtttctaTAGAGAAAGCAtagatatttaagaaaaatcagaataagATTTCAGAGGGAAGAATCAAAGCAAATCAAAAGAACACAACCCATAGCAAAATTCAGGCAAACCAAGCCATAGCTCATTAACTCTAATATCAGTCAGACTCCCCCCAATCTCATTTTCTGATTATTCTCATTACAGATGAATATAATATactataatattatattatatactataatattataatatataataaatatacttTATAAAAGTTCTTATATCCCAACTTTTTCACTATCTACTATAGATGAAAAAGACATCCTGttacctttggaaaaaaatcttattttagcCTAGTCTGTGCCTTGCTACAGTCAAAGGCAAGCAAGCCAAATATCATTCACCCTAACTCTAGGGAGCAGTGCCTTTTTATTAGCAACATTTTCTCCTCATTAGTGGGTCACCTGGACAATTAATGAGTCATTCCCACCTGTGGCTCACCTTCCTCCTAACCCTTGAtttgagagaaaaggaagaaatacattATAGACACCCTGAAGTCAATTCTCTGGGGGGAAGCAAGCCTGTCTCGAAGGGCCAAGCTACAGCTATATTTCAGTCTCTCCGTGACAGTGCCAGCTCTTAGCCACTCTGCCTGGAGTATTTCTGTCCGTACACCATGTGTGAAAACAATCTTCTTGTTCCTGCTGAGGCCTGATTTTCAAAAGTACATAGAGGAAATGCAATTTATAAATGCCAAGTATTTTTAGTTGGGTGAGAGAGGTGCAAACAGCGTGTTATGTGTGCCCTAGGCAGAGGGAGCCTTTGGGTGAAGAGGCCAAAGTGAGACTCTTAGCTTTGCTCATATTGTGTGAACGAATCCCCATCAAGTGACAGGACTGGGCTGCTCCTAGGGCTGGGGCTCTTCTTGTAACTCAGGGTTTGCTGTGGGAACAGGGGCTCCTGGTGCTCAGGGTCCTCGGTTAGTTCCTCTGAGTTAACCTGGCAAGAATCTCAAGAAATTCACAAGTGAATGTTTTCACTTGTTGGAACCTTTTAAACAATGATGGTGTGCTTTGTTTGTGCTCATGttctttctgtttgcttcttgGTGTCCGGAATAGGTTCCAACCAGCAACATACAAGAACTGTGGTGAGTGGTGTTTAAGCCACAGAAGATGAATATTACAGCAGGTCCTCCGTAAAGCCCAGGCTCTGATAAAACAGTTGCACACTGAAAACTGGCACAGACGCCTAAGCCTTCAGTTCTGCATGCGGGATAGTATCTGTGGGTCAGAGCCAAAAGACTTTCTTCAAGAGGGCCTGCAGAAGACTTCAAAATTGTGATCCCAAAAGCCTGAGCTCAGGTGTTAGCTCATTGGAAGGTGCTGTAGCCCACTCCTTCCTGCTTTAATATTTCTCACGTCACCTATAACTGTGGCTCCAACACCACtcagaaaactgcattttccaCAAGGATGAACACTCCGTGCACCTAGGCACCAAGCAGAGTTTTCCTCCCCTCCAGGGCTCTGGGAGGTGGGTAAGGGACACTCTCCACTCATCCAAATATTCACCATAACGACTGATGTTGTCTCCAAGCACAGCTGTGGCTATCCATTTCTTTTAAATCGGAGGTAGACAGAGTCATTTCTCTGCATGACCAGAACAAGCACAATCCTGAGGCCTGTGGGCTGGTTGTGATGGGGCAGTTTTCTGGGTACCCAGAGCTCAGCTCCCCATTCCTGGATGAGTTTGCTGGCCACCAGGCTAAGGCTCAAAATGGagggggaggcaggagcaggccgCTTCCCACTTCTCCTCTGATGtatgtttttcagaagaaagactAAGATCTGCTCAATTCTTTTCAGAGGAAGATGTGCCTATTTTTAGGGAATGGGGTGCTGATCCTAAATGGAATGGTGGAGGCATGGACAAAAATTGTGTGTTAAAAATAGGTAATACGTAGtttagatttgtttatttatttaaacagagcatcaaaagaaaaatgagaggaGCCAGTGAAGCAATAACACAGGGTATGAACTACAGACAGATGAGAATGGACTCAATGCAGAATAAAGAAGTGTCACAGAGAAAAACTAAGGTAGAAGAGAGCCCCCAAACCCATCAAATGTGTTTTCATGCTTATAGAGAAATATTCCCTATGGTTgacaatttatttatatttttctgtgatgGTGCTTAGTTTGGTTTACGTGCTTACGGAAGCAtggaatggctgaggttggaagggatctctggaggccatctggtccaaccctacTTCTCAAGCAGGTTGTTCTAGGACCAACAGATTTAGTGTAGCTTCAGGAAGGTGTCTGGTGAGGGTGAGGAGCTGAGGCTGTGCCCAGCTCAGTGTGCTGTCTGCTAGGCATACCATGCCCCAGGGCCATGCTGCATCCCCTGCACAACTTTGGTAGCCGACAAGGACAAGCTAGCCGTGGCTGGGCAGGAGCAGTAGGGCTCTGTGGCCACATCATGAGGGTACCCATGAACTTATGTTAGAGCAGGGAGTGTAGGAACTTCTGTTCTGCCCCACAGAAAATGCACCTTCTCTCGCTCCATCACATCCATGCTGATGTTGATTTGAGGGGGGTGAGGAGAGGGTGGGGGCATCTCTGTATGCATCATTTTATTGTAATTGAATTATTAAggcttttattgcattaaagCCTCACTGAGAGGGGCGCTGGGCATTGCCTGTTAAAGGCAGTGCAGCGCTGGCTGCTCCTGAGGGACCCCGAGGAAATGGAGACCGCTGAGCACCAGCCTCACGCCACAGACTCAGCGGGACACTGGGACGGATAAGCCTGGGATCTCGCTATGAACAGGAAACCGTGGGATAGATTTAGGTCCTCCAAGCAGGGAACACCACCAATTATTAATTAACCAGGCTGCGGTGCTTGACACTAAACCCTCTCCCTGCCATCACGCCGCAGCGCTGGGCGGCAGCAGAGGCTGAAGCAAGGCAACCCGAGAACCCCTCCCAGCCCCGATTTGGGGCCCTGCCACACGCTCAGCCTCCCTCCCAGGCCCAAAACCCTTCGCTATGTCCAACCCTGCCCCACCAGGCCGAGCCGCCCGGCCCTAATTAGGCactgaaggaagcagcagccccgctccgccccgcc encodes the following:
- the LOC101798364 gene encoding histone H2A, producing the protein MSGRGKKNAVAGKPGSKAKKSKSALAGLQFPVARVYRLLKRGSYADRVGLGSAIYLAAVLEYLTVEVLELAGNAARENKKSRILPHHIQLAVRNDEELNKLFSCVTIAQGGVMPNILSELLPKKTTRSAATSAEQPGSQ